In one window of Geotrypetes seraphini chromosome 3, aGeoSer1.1, whole genome shotgun sequence DNA:
- the DDIT3 gene encoding DNA damage-inducible transcript 3 protein: MTAESLPFSTCTPAPGALSGWELEAWYEDLQEILLSDVNSGVGQEPLALEQRECKHFDSLDCSELCWPTDSLGDSFLVDATVKTSQCVSEEQFPINEPEIQNGDSQVECQHSFVSSFDNTDTSPLVPEADSGSSCPSQTLTEDEEPSRVTCGIKRKRNGQPQGGKLRLKDKEQENERKVLELMAENERLKSEIERLSAEVESTRKALIDRMVNLKNVEV; encoded by the exons ATGACGGCAGAATCTCTGCCTTTCTCGACCTGTACCCCTGCCCCTGGTGCTCTTTCTGGGTGGGAGCTGGAGGCCTGGTATGAAGACCTGCAGGAGATTCTCCTTTCTGATGTGAACAGTGGAGTTGGTCAGGAGCCCCTGGCATTGGAGCAG AGGGAATGCAAACACTTTGACAGCCTAGACTGCTCAGAACTATGTTGGCCAACAGATTCTCTGGGGGACTCTTTCCTTGTGGATGCGACTGTTAAAACATCCCAATGTGTGTCAGAAGAGCAGTTCCCAATAAATGAACCGGAGATCCAGAATGGAGACAGTCAAGTGGAATGCCAGCACAGTTTTGTTTCCAGCTTTGATAACACAGACACATCACCACTAGTCCCTGAAGCAGATTCTGGCAGCAGTTGTCCATCACAAACTCTCACAGAGGATGAAGAGCCCAGTAGGGTGACATGTGGcatcaaaagaaaaaggaatggcCAACCTCAAGGAGGAAAGCTCAGACTGAAGGATAAAGAGCAAGAAAACGAACGGAAAGTATTAGAGCTGATGGCAGAAAATGAGCGTTTGAAGAGTGAGATAGAAAGGTTGAGTGCGGAGGTGGAATCTACCAGAAAGGCTCTGATTGACAGGATGGTAAATCTAAAGAATGTAGAGGTCTGA